In the genome of Achromobacter sp. MFA1 R4, the window GTAAATCCCGAAATCCTGCGTCCAACCATTCGCGCGAATCACTAAATCTATAAAAATCAAGGTGATAGAAGTATAAGTTAGAAACTTTATAGGATTCAAGCAGCGCGTAGCTTGGACTCTTGATTCGGCCTGTGATGCCGCTTTCCCGCAACAATGCCCTGGAGAAGGCCGTTTTTCCTGCACCCAGGTCCCCTTGAAGGTGGATGCATGCGCCTGCCGGGCCGGTTTTGCCTCCGGACACCATGGGCGCAAGCTGGCGCGCCAGCGACTCGGTGGCGGCTTCGTCGGGCAAGTGCAAAGTCAGGGTGGCGAGGGGGGCGGACATGGCGCGGGGCGAGTGGTAAAAGACGATGATCGGAGCACAGATTGGAGCAATTATAGGAATGCGGGTTTCTGCTAACCTATAACTGATTGTTATTCTCAATAATGTCGTGAACGACGGCTTCCCGCCGCCCGCGACTGACGCCGCCACGGAGTTGTACGCGCC includes:
- the tsaE gene encoding tRNA (adenosine(37)-N6)-threonylcarbamoyltransferase complex ATPase subunit type 1 TsaE: MSAPLATLTLHLPDEAATESLARQLAPMVSGGKTGPAGACIHLQGDLGAGKTAFSRALLRESGITGRIKSPSYALLESYKVSNLYFYHLDFYRFSDSREWLDAGFRDLLREDAVVLIEWPERAEGLLPPPDLLINLAYAGDGRDATLTAYTARGQTWLNAIVPPPLTAPSPRQAPPADA